A portion of the Apis mellifera strain DH4 linkage group LG6, Amel_HAv3.1, whole genome shotgun sequence genome contains these proteins:
- the LOC724676 gene encoding ADP-ribosylation factor-like protein 1 isoform X2, translating to MRILILGLDGAGKTTILYRLQVGEVVTTIPTIGFNVEQVTYKNLKFQVWDLGGQTSIRPYWRCYYSNTDAIIYVVDSADKDRIGISKDELIYMLREEELQGAILVVLANKQDMAGCLSVAEVHQALGLDALKNRTFQIFKTSATKGEGLDQAMDWLSNALQSRK from the exons atgcgaattttaattttaggctTGGATGGAGCCGGAAAAACTACAATCTTGTACAG ATTGCAGGTTGGTGAAGTGGTTACAACAATACCTACTATAGGATTTAATGTAGAACAGgtcacatataaaaatttaaaatttcaagtatGGGATCTAGGAGGTCAAACTAGTATAAG acCATATTGGAGgtgttattattcaaatacagATGCAATAATTTATGTTGTGGATTCGGCAGATAAAGATAGGATAGGCATATCAaaagatgaattaatttatatgttgaGA GAAGAAGAACTGCAAGGTGCCATTTTAGTGGTTTTGGCAAATAAGCAAGATATGGCAGGATGTTTAAGTGTAGCAGAAGTTCATCAGGCTCTTGGATTAGATGCTCTTAAAAATAGAACgttccaaattttcaaaacatcTGCAACAAAAGGTGAAGGTCTTGATCAAGCAATGGACTGGTTATCAAATGCACTGCAAAgtagaaaatga
- the LOC724676 gene encoding ADP-ribosylation factor-like protein 1 isoform X1, with protein MGGLLSYFRNLLGSREMRILILGLDGAGKTTILYRLQVGEVVTTIPTIGFNVEQVTYKNLKFQVWDLGGQTSIRPYWRCYYSNTDAIIYVVDSADKDRIGISKDELIYMLREEELQGAILVVLANKQDMAGCLSVAEVHQALGLDALKNRTFQIFKTSATKGEGLDQAMDWLSNALQSRK; from the exons ATGG GAGGATTACTCAgttattttcgtaatttaCTCGGTAGCCGGGAAatgcgaattttaattttaggctTGGATGGAGCCGGAAAAACTACAATCTTGTACAG ATTGCAGGTTGGTGAAGTGGTTACAACAATACCTACTATAGGATTTAATGTAGAACAGgtcacatataaaaatttaaaatttcaagtatGGGATCTAGGAGGTCAAACTAGTATAAG acCATATTGGAGgtgttattattcaaatacagATGCAATAATTTATGTTGTGGATTCGGCAGATAAAGATAGGATAGGCATATCAaaagatgaattaatttatatgttgaGA GAAGAAGAACTGCAAGGTGCCATTTTAGTGGTTTTGGCAAATAAGCAAGATATGGCAGGATGTTTAAGTGTAGCAGAAGTTCATCAGGCTCTTGGATTAGATGCTCTTAAAAATAGAACgttccaaattttcaaaacatcTGCAACAAAAGGTGAAGGTCTTGATCAAGCAATGGACTGGTTATCAAATGCACTGCAAAgtagaaaatga